The proteins below are encoded in one region of Flammeovirga kamogawensis:
- a CDS encoding DUF4302 domain-containing protein, whose translation MKYIYIVSLFMVLFQSCDKDREVIFEESAQARINKASEQINTSLIAGKDGWFMNYQPNEGEKTYQVVFKFLKDNKVVVIGDMSLKIDTANYRIDYEQRPVLVFDNFSSFHNIYSRSVKFSNKAEYEFFINKTENSFELESVSDDLRSLTKVELSEADPQLTKKLEKRIKLFGAAAKAIEEGSKYRFDYVALNGYVEKSFSIDFSMKQLDKGGVKTNFTLVNDGIILENPVKIGITNFSEIHFKEVNGDLKFYTDKNEEIEFISYYNTTYSFTNGNSLDDFNKYQSFERSLSSYYKYQKQIVLNDLPIEENPFGNFVNIFGESPNNKVFIVNSIKSKNSITIVFKSEFLEVGTNEKVSFYFQNIFNVSQSNWSFKGDKMYLKNTSSAIAYSTTDFDIANYNTILDLKNLTPQQQKWGVKKDLIKIQEAIIKYFNEQTFIISNERSASGKPYFFISRGNEKMSDVWYFAY comes from the coding sequence ATGAAATATATATATATAGTTTCTTTATTCATGGTTTTATTTCAATCATGCGATAAAGATAGAGAAGTAATATTTGAAGAGTCAGCTCAGGCAAGAATCAACAAAGCATCTGAGCAGATAAATACATCACTTATTGCAGGTAAAGATGGGTGGTTCATGAATTATCAACCTAATGAAGGAGAAAAAACTTATCAAGTTGTTTTTAAATTTTTAAAAGATAATAAGGTTGTAGTTATTGGTGACATGTCATTAAAAATAGATACAGCCAATTATAGAATTGATTATGAACAAAGACCAGTTCTTGTTTTTGATAATTTTAGCTCTTTCCATAATATCTATTCTCGTTCTGTGAAATTTTCTAATAAAGCAGAATATGAATTTTTCATTAATAAAACAGAAAATTCATTTGAATTGGAAAGTGTATCTGATGATTTAAGATCACTAACAAAAGTTGAATTAAGTGAAGCTGATCCACAGTTAACAAAAAAGCTTGAAAAACGAATTAAACTTTTTGGAGCTGCTGCAAAGGCAATAGAAGAGGGAAGTAAATACCGTTTTGATTATGTCGCATTAAATGGTTATGTAGAAAAAAGTTTTTCTATTGATTTTTCGATGAAACAATTAGATAAAGGTGGTGTAAAAACTAATTTTACTCTAGTAAATGATGGAATTATTCTGGAAAATCCTGTAAAAATTGGTATTACTAATTTTTCTGAAATTCATTTTAAAGAAGTAAATGGAGATTTAAAATTTTACACAGATAAAAACGAAGAAATTGAATTTATTAGTTATTATAATACCACTTATTCGTTTACAAACGGCAATAGTTTAGATGATTTTAATAAGTATCAATCTTTTGAAAGATCGTTATCGTCTTATTATAAATATCAAAAACAAATTGTCTTAAATGATTTACCAATTGAAGAAAATCCATTTGGAAACTTTGTGAATATATTTGGGGAATCACCTAATAATAAAGTATTTATTGTCAATTCTATAAAATCAAAGAATTCGATTACTATAGTTTTTAAAAGTGAATTTTTGGAGGTAGGTACTAATGAAAAAGTAAGTTTCTATTTTCAAAATATTTTCAATGTAAGTCAAAGTAATTGGTCTTTTAAAGGCGATAAAATGTATTTAAAAAATACATCGTCGGCTATAGCTTATTCAACAACAGATTTTGATATAGCTAATTATAATACTATTCTAGACTTAAAAAATTTAACGCCACAACAACAAAAATGGGGCGTGAAAAAAGATCTTATAAAAATTCAAGAGGCAATAATAAAATATTTTAATGAACAGACTTTCATTATATCTAATGAAAGATCAGCTAGTGGAAAACCTTATTTTTTCATTTCTAGAGGCAATGAAAAAATGTCTGATGTTTGGTATTTTGCGTATTAA
- a CDS encoding caspase family protein, with amino-acid sequence MLLRKRLMKKLVLTILFYLCILITNAQTRGLYLTSANNSEPIVSRKFALVVGGDIYDGKPSWVNLNNPIYDAETIGEILKQDFDYDVQILRNPTSNSLLQTLISYHSILRPSDRLFLFIAGHGDFDDKIFDDGFLVTKDSKPISQDPNRKTYISYTTLNNLINKLPAKQIFLCMDVCFSGAFNSQLKQYRSSKSTGMYSSLSAEEYVQKKLKLTTRTVLTSGGIEPVLDGIKGSHSPFAYKLIEGLRVMQDQKTVITGNDLYNYVAMMESQPIIGYFGNNAPAADYVLGITNSSKGKVLQQQLTPPKETILHNSSTSLLKEGVIYDKYFEEVIVQKYYIQLLSEPSFQELKESIEKYNQFDIKISQITINNKLWYRLYLGGFNDKAYAQKQLLALKEQHLSDKNIQAAFIKELKISPSSSLNYNTIYTSNLTTVTLKGYSIQVFSDPLLSFTLTKAKEYQSTGEGKTYIEKVLVNGKDYYRLYFNNFSDKNAAIKFKNQLVENTSDVNLKGAFIKTF; translated from the coding sequence ATGCTATTAAGAAAACGTTTAATGAAGAAACTAGTACTTACTATTTTATTTTATCTCTGCATTTTAATTACAAATGCACAAACTAGAGGACTTTATTTAACTTCAGCTAACAACTCTGAACCTATTGTAAGTAGAAAATTTGCTTTAGTTGTTGGTGGTGATATTTACGATGGAAAACCTAGTTGGGTTAATTTAAATAACCCAATTTACGATGCTGAAACTATAGGAGAAATTTTAAAACAAGATTTTGACTATGACGTTCAAATACTTCGTAATCCAACATCGAACTCGTTGTTACAAACACTTATTTCCTACCATAGTATATTAAGACCTTCTGATAGATTATTTTTATTTATTGCAGGACACGGAGATTTTGATGATAAAATATTTGATGATGGTTTCTTAGTTACAAAAGATTCAAAACCTATAAGTCAAGATCCAAACAGAAAAACATATATCTCTTATACAACACTCAATAATTTAATAAATAAATTACCTGCCAAACAAATTTTCTTATGCATGGATGTTTGCTTTAGTGGTGCATTTAATAGTCAGTTAAAACAATACAGGAGTAGTAAATCAACAGGTATGTATTCATCATTATCTGCTGAAGAATATGTACAAAAAAAATTAAAATTAACCACAAGAACTGTTTTAACTTCAGGTGGTATCGAACCCGTTTTAGATGGAATTAAAGGTAGCCACTCCCCTTTTGCCTATAAATTAATTGAAGGATTAAGAGTAATGCAAGATCAGAAAACTGTTATTACAGGTAACGATTTATACAACTATGTTGCTATGATGGAGTCACAACCTATTATTGGTTATTTTGGTAATAACGCACCCGCAGCTGATTATGTACTAGGAATCACTAATTCATCAAAGGGAAAGGTTTTACAACAGCAATTGACTCCTCCAAAAGAAACAATCTTGCATAATAGTTCAACTTCATTATTAAAAGAAGGAGTAATTTATGACAAGTATTTTGAAGAAGTGATTGTTCAAAAATACTATATTCAGTTATTATCAGAACCTTCGTTTCAGGAATTAAAAGAAAGCATAGAAAAATACAATCAATTTGATATTAAAATTTCTCAAATTACTATTAATAACAAATTATGGTATAGACTTTATTTAGGTGGATTTAATGATAAAGCCTATGCACAAAAACAGCTTTTGGCTTTAAAAGAACAACATTTATCTGATAAAAATATTCAAGCTGCATTTATAAAAGAATTAAAGATTAGCCCCTCTTCATCATTAAATTACAATACAATTTATACTTCCAATTTAACAACAGTAACATTAAAGGGGTATAGTATTCAAGTTTTTTCTGATCCATTATTAAGTTTTACTTTAACTAAAGCAAAAGAATATCAAAGTACAGGTGAAGGAAAAACATATATTGAAAAAGTTCTGGTTAACGGTAAAGATTATTACAGATTATATTTCAATAATTTTTCTGATAAAAATGCTGCTATTAAGTTTAAAAATCAATTGGTAGAAAATACTTCTGATGTAAACTTAAAGGGTGCTTTTATTAAAACATTTTAG
- a CDS encoding putative RNA methyltransferase, with product MKFDSVSLSCPICDEKLEKENKTLHCSNGHSFDLAKEGYVNLLLSNQKKSKNPGDNKLMSASRREFLNSGAYFPLVERVTQLINLKYKNTTSPLSIVDAGCGEGYYMDAINKLVENTTNFIGFDMSKDAIKLAAKRYKEIDFFVASINNVPILSTSTDCIISIFSPINVKEFSRILKDDGILITVTPNKKHLSGLANIIYDKAKEHDSKIGNLEGEYFDLEKNDILTFTLNLDNNKDIMNLFRMTPYYYSSSKEKSEKVNDLTTLETTIDFEINIFRKK from the coding sequence ATGAAATTTGATTCAGTAAGTTTATCTTGCCCTATTTGCGATGAAAAATTAGAGAAAGAAAATAAAACATTACACTGTAGTAATGGTCATTCTTTTGATTTAGCCAAAGAAGGTTATGTGAATTTACTTCTATCAAATCAAAAAAAATCTAAGAACCCTGGTGATAATAAATTGATGTCTGCATCGAGAAGAGAATTTTTAAATTCCGGTGCCTATTTTCCATTAGTAGAGAGAGTTACTCAACTTATTAACCTAAAATACAAAAACACTACATCTCCTTTATCTATTGTTGACGCTGGTTGTGGCGAGGGTTATTACATGGATGCTATCAATAAATTAGTAGAAAATACAACTAATTTTATTGGTTTTGATATGTCAAAAGATGCTATCAAGTTGGCTGCAAAAAGATACAAAGAAATTGACTTTTTTGTAGCTAGTATTAATAATGTACCAATTTTAAGTACATCTACAGATTGTATTATTTCAATCTTCTCTCCTATCAATGTAAAAGAATTTTCTAGAATTTTAAAAGATGATGGAATTCTAATTACCGTAACCCCCAATAAAAAGCATTTATCAGGTCTTGCAAATATTATTTATGATAAAGCAAAAGAGCACGATAGTAAGATTGGAAATTTGGAAGGTGAGTATTTTGATCTAGAAAAAAATGACATTCTTACGTTTACTTTAAACCTTGATAATAATAAGGATATTATGAACTTATTCAGAATGACACCTTATTATTATAGTTCTTCTAAAGAGAAATCTGAAAAAGTAAATGATCTAACTACACTTGAGACTACTATTGATTTTGAAATAAATATTTTTAGAAAAAAATAG
- a CDS encoding DUF481 domain-containing protein, whose protein sequence is MTSNCKLYFLLPFLFLSYSSIGQILNIEKSRLDAGDSSHWVGSISLTYQLINQQIKTQGGGIKANLAHVGQANDYILIGDISYLNSEGFNLLQNGYVHARAEMMKDHKLSYELFTQIQYDQVKGMQERFLVGGNLRWSVYNKDKNSFVLAAGTFYENEEWYWEEYTNDATITTKAHPSIFRFNAYFTYRTDINENVYFNLTTYFQPKYTSIEEFRISGIANLNFRISKNLFFKNSFTLWYDNAPYVPIDQLNYTLKNGVSYNF, encoded by the coding sequence ATGACTTCTAACTGCAAACTATACTTTTTATTACCTTTTCTGTTCCTTTCCTATTCATCAATAGGTCAAATTTTAAATATTGAGAAATCAAGATTAGATGCTGGAGACTCTTCACATTGGGTTGGAAGTATATCACTTACTTATCAATTAATTAACCAACAAATAAAAACACAAGGAGGAGGAATTAAAGCAAACCTTGCTCATGTAGGGCAAGCAAATGATTATATTTTAATTGGAGATATCTCCTATCTAAATTCTGAAGGTTTTAATTTATTACAGAATGGATATGTTCATGCAAGAGCGGAAATGATGAAAGACCATAAGTTGTCTTACGAACTCTTTACACAAATTCAATACGATCAGGTTAAAGGTATGCAAGAACGTTTTCTTGTTGGTGGTAATTTAAGATGGTCTGTGTATAATAAAGATAAAAATAGTTTTGTATTGGCTGCAGGTACATTTTATGAAAACGAAGAATGGTATTGGGAAGAATATACTAACGACGCTACAATTACTACAAAAGCCCACCCTTCTATTTTTAGATTTAACGCTTATTTTACATATAGAACTGATATTAATGAAAATGTATATTTCAATTTAACAACCTATTTCCAACCCAAATATACATCTATAGAAGAGTTTAGAATTAGCGGTATTGCAAATCTTAATTTTCGTATATCTAAAAATTTATTCTTTAAAAACTCTTTCACATTATGGTATGATAATGCACCTTATGTACCTATTGATCAATTGAATTATACTTTAAAAAATGGTGTATCTTATAATTTTTAA